The proteins below come from a single Ruegeria sp. THAF33 genomic window:
- a CDS encoding 1-acyl-sn-glycerol-3-phosphate acyltransferase translates to MLMAVQWVRSLIFMIVIYAWMLILGIVFLPYALFSKAGALRACKTYAHSTMWLARWMVGIRCEVRGRVPTNEVVIAAKHQSFLDIIIIFDAIPHGKFIMKRELLFTPVIGMYARRLGCIPVNRGKRGAAVTKMVKDVSKEFSEPGQLVIYPQGTRVAPGAKKPYKVGTAVLYEGLGFPCVPVATNAGVFWPRTGVMRKPGLAIVDFLDPIEPGVGRDEFLARLEDVIETRSNELMREVGFDPDGAHS, encoded by the coding sequence ATGTTGATGGCTGTTCAATGGGTTCGGTCATTGATCTTCATGATCGTGATCTACGCATGGATGCTGATCCTTGGCATTGTCTTTCTGCCCTATGCACTGTTTTCTAAGGCTGGCGCCCTGAGGGCGTGCAAGACCTACGCGCACAGCACCATGTGGCTGGCTCGTTGGATGGTTGGCATTCGGTGTGAAGTGCGGGGTAGGGTCCCAACGAATGAAGTGGTCATAGCCGCAAAACACCAGTCTTTTCTTGATATCATCATCATTTTTGATGCCATTCCGCACGGCAAGTTCATCATGAAGCGCGAGCTTTTGTTTACGCCCGTCATTGGAATGTATGCGCGGCGACTTGGCTGTATTCCGGTCAATCGCGGCAAGCGCGGTGCTGCCGTGACCAAGATGGTCAAGGATGTATCGAAAGAGTTTTCGGAACCCGGGCAGCTTGTGATCTACCCGCAAGGGACACGTGTGGCGCCCGGTGCGAAGAAACCTTACAAGGTTGGAACAGCCGTTCTTTACGAAGGGCTCGGCTTTCCCTGCGTTCCGGTCGCGACGAATGCCGGCGTTTTCTGGCCCCGAACGGGTGTCATGCGCAAACCGGGCCTTGCGATCGTCGATTTCCTCGACCCAATCGAGCCGGGTGTTGGCCGGGACGAATTCCTTGCCCGGCTGGAAGATGTGATAGAAACACGTTCCAACGAGTTGATGCGGGAAGTGGGGTTTGATCCGGATGGAGCACATTCGTGA
- a CDS encoding EAL domain-containing protein gives MGNKKLANLPEGSDSPLNAAVSTRDRSVVQMATDAVKHKQCKLAFQPVIQAHAPYRVAFYEGFIRVLDETGRVIPAREFMPQVENTPIGRDLDCVALELGLRTLARNPEIRLSINMSARSIGYSNWSRILDRFLKRDAGLGERLILEISESSAMQVPELVVDFMDRLQDRGIAFALDDFGASNFSFRHFREFLFDAAKIDGQFVRGISNDPDNQTLVRALIAVAREFEILVTAESVETQEDAAFLVASGVDCLQGFLYGAPSVVEPWKQENGSKTGS, from the coding sequence ATGGGAAACAAAAAACTGGCAAATCTGCCTGAGGGGTCGGACAGCCCGTTGAATGCGGCCGTTTCGACGCGGGATCGTTCGGTTGTGCAGATGGCAACCGATGCCGTGAAGCATAAGCAATGCAAACTGGCTTTTCAGCCGGTGATTCAGGCGCACGCCCCGTACCGAGTCGCGTTTTACGAAGGGTTCATTCGGGTTCTGGACGAGACCGGCCGCGTCATCCCGGCGCGCGAATTCATGCCTCAGGTCGAAAATACTCCTATCGGCCGCGATCTGGACTGCGTCGCGCTGGAGCTTGGGTTGCGCACATTGGCGAGGAACCCGGAAATACGCCTGTCGATCAACATGTCTGCGCGCTCGATCGGTTATTCCAACTGGTCCAGAATACTGGACAGATTCCTGAAACGAGATGCCGGATTGGGCGAACGCTTGATCCTCGAAATCTCCGAAAGCTCGGCCATGCAGGTGCCTGAGCTGGTTGTCGACTTCATGGACCGCTTGCAGGATCGCGGCATCGCTTTTGCGCTGGATGACTTTGGCGCCAGCAATTTCAGCTTTCGGCATTTTCGCGAGTTTCTGTTCGACGCAGCCAAAATCGATGGACAGTTCGTTCGGGGCATCAGCAACGATCCCGACAACCAGACTTTGGTGCGGGCCCTGATTGCAGTGGCCCGTGAATTTGAAATTCTGGTTACGGCCGAATCGGTTGAAACGCAGGAGGATGCCGCTTTCTTGGTGGCAAGTGGCGTGGATTGCCTGCAAGGATTCTTGTATGGCGCACCCAGTGTCGTGGAACCCTGGAAGCAGGAAAACGGATCAAAAACAGGCAGTTGA
- a CDS encoding cell division ATP-binding protein FtsE has protein sequence MIELENVSYTYGGGELLSDVSVQLQPGSFHFLTGPSGAGKTTLLKLCYGALLPSSGRLSVFDQDISTLDRDQLAVLRRRVGVVHQDCQFLDHMTLAENVALPLMVSGRSETSEQENLTELLSWVGLGARLEALPPELSGGERQRAALARAVILSPDVVLADEPTGNVDWEMSQRLLRLLIELNRMGKTVLIATHDLSLIRAAKSQVQARVLRISQRKLQLAGADL, from the coding sequence GTGATCGAGCTGGAAAATGTCAGCTACACCTATGGTGGCGGTGAATTGCTGAGTGATGTCTCGGTACAATTGCAGCCGGGTTCGTTTCACTTTCTGACCGGGCCTTCCGGGGCGGGCAAGACCACGTTGCTCAAGCTGTGCTATGGTGCCCTGCTGCCGAGCTCGGGGCGGTTGAGCGTGTTTGACCAGGATATTTCAACGCTTGATCGCGACCAGCTGGCCGTATTGCGTCGCCGCGTTGGTGTCGTGCATCAGGATTGTCAGTTCCTTGACCACATGACGCTTGCAGAAAATGTCGCGTTGCCACTGATGGTGTCCGGGCGTTCCGAAACATCCGAGCAGGAAAACCTGACCGAGCTGCTTAGTTGGGTGGGTCTTGGCGCCAGGCTCGAAGCGCTCCCGCCTGAACTGTCCGGCGGCGAGCGGCAAAGGGCCGCTCTGGCGCGTGCCGTCATATTGTCGCCTGACGTGGTTTTGGCGGATGAGCCGACAGGCAATGTTGACTGGGAAATGTCGCAACGGCTGCTGCGTCTTCTGATCGAACTGAACCGGATGGGCAAAACCGTCCTGATCGCCACCCATGATCTGAGCCTGATCCGCGCGGCCAAAAGCCAGGTACAGGCCCGTGTCTTGCGTATTTCGCAGCGCAAGCTGCAACTGGCGGGGGCGGATCTATGA
- a CDS encoding TIGR02302 family protein: MVAEQVLRAFWPAFSIALVLLAALMLGLQDVVSVEIVWAVGALSLGLLLTAAVLGLRGLKLPSRADVLVRLDETLPGRPIQALMDDQAIGAADRDSVALWQAHKARMAQRVATAEAVKPDLRLASRDPYALRYAALLAFVVALVFGSLWRVGSVADMAPGTAAAGQGPTWEGWVEPPRYTGLPTLYLADQTDAELAVPKGSRVTLRLYGEVGAHSLTENSSALGAEAATDPEQEFVAERSGQLRIDGPAGREWAVEIIDDTAPQIAVAGSAEAEAGGQMKLPFVAGDDYGVVSGSARIELDLAAVDRRYGLAAEPEPREAIAVELPMPITGDRADFAEELIEDFSQHPWAHLPVRITLMATDAADQQSSSEPYVTDLPARRFFDPLAAAVIEQRRDLLWSRSNAPRIAQLLRAVSHLPEDLFRSETAYLRLRVVLRRLETFDQYGLKPEQQAEIAQALWDLAVLIEDGTLADALERMRRAQERLTEAMKNGASDEEIAELMQELREATQDYLQQLQRLAQPNGEDGERQQGQNGESLQMTQDDLQRMMDRIQELMEQGRMAEAQQALEEFQQMMENMRVTQGQGGGQQSEGQQAMEGLAETLREQQGLSDQAFRDLQEQFNPGAQSGESQGNEGRNGGQGRGQSHEGQGGQGEGSDQAGEGQQGQGTLADRQQALRDELSRQQQGLPGAGTPEGDAAREALDRAGRAMDEAEQALRGDDLAEAIDRQSEAMEALREGMRSLGEAMAQNQQNQPGQGTQDGDMQANNRDPLGRNPGAAGSISTDENLLQGEDVYRRARELLDEIRRRTGESDRPQIELEYLKRLLERF; encoded by the coding sequence ATGGTGGCTGAACAGGTGTTGCGCGCGTTCTGGCCGGCATTCTCGATTGCACTTGTTCTGCTTGCGGCATTGATGCTGGGGCTTCAAGATGTTGTTTCCGTGGAAATCGTCTGGGCAGTTGGCGCGCTGTCCCTGGGGTTGTTGTTGACGGCCGCGGTGCTTGGCCTGAGGGGTCTCAAGTTGCCCTCGCGCGCCGACGTTTTGGTGCGGCTGGATGAGACCTTGCCGGGACGCCCAATTCAGGCCTTGATGGATGATCAGGCCATCGGTGCGGCCGATCGGGATTCCGTGGCGCTGTGGCAAGCCCACAAAGCCCGGATGGCGCAACGGGTCGCAACGGCCGAGGCCGTGAAACCAGATCTTCGGCTGGCATCGCGAGATCCTTATGCACTGCGCTACGCGGCGTTGCTGGCTTTTGTCGTGGCGCTGGTTTTCGGCTCTTTGTGGCGCGTGGGGTCTGTGGCGGACATGGCCCCGGGCACTGCCGCCGCCGGGCAAGGGCCGACTTGGGAAGGATGGGTCGAACCCCCGCGCTATACGGGCCTTCCAACGCTGTATCTTGCGGACCAAACGGATGCAGAGCTTGCCGTTCCCAAAGGCAGTCGCGTTACCTTGCGGCTTTATGGTGAGGTTGGCGCACATAGCCTGACGGAAAACAGCTCGGCCCTGGGGGCCGAGGCGGCGACCGACCCCGAGCAGGAGTTCGTGGCAGAACGCTCTGGCCAGTTGCGCATCGACGGGCCAGCGGGGCGGGAATGGGCCGTTGAGATCATTGACGACACGGCACCACAGATAGCCGTGGCTGGATCGGCTGAGGCCGAAGCGGGCGGGCAGATGAAGCTGCCATTCGTCGCAGGAGATGACTATGGTGTGGTTTCAGGCTCTGCCCGGATCGAGCTGGATCTGGCTGCCGTTGACCGCCGCTATGGTCTGGCAGCAGAGCCCGAGCCACGCGAAGCGATCGCAGTTGAACTGCCTATGCCGATCACCGGCGATCGGGCGGATTTTGCAGAAGAACTGATCGAGGACTTCTCGCAACACCCATGGGCGCATTTGCCGGTCCGGATCACCTTGATGGCTACGGACGCGGCGGATCAGCAATCGTCTTCCGAACCTTATGTGACCGACCTTCCGGCCCGTCGGTTCTTTGATCCGCTGGCCGCTGCGGTGATTGAACAACGGCGCGATCTGCTGTGGTCGCGGTCCAATGCGCCTCGGATCGCGCAACTGCTGCGGGCTGTATCGCATCTGCCAGAGGACTTGTTTCGTTCGGAAACTGCCTATTTGCGTCTGAGGGTCGTGCTGCGGCGGCTTGAGACCTTTGATCAATACGGGTTGAAACCCGAACAGCAGGCAGAGATCGCGCAGGCCCTCTGGGATCTTGCCGTGTTGATCGAGGACGGCACGCTTGCGGATGCGCTGGAACGGATGCGGCGCGCGCAGGAACGTCTGACCGAAGCAATGAAGAACGGCGCCAGCGACGAGGAAATCGCGGAACTGATGCAGGAATTGCGCGAAGCGACACAGGATTACCTCCAACAACTGCAACGGTTGGCCCAGCCAAACGGCGAAGATGGCGAGCGTCAGCAGGGCCAGAACGGCGAGTCCCTGCAAATGACGCAGGATGATCTGCAACGCATGATGGACCGCATTCAGGAGCTCATGGAACAGGGCCGAATGGCTGAAGCCCAGCAGGCGCTGGAAGAGTTCCAGCAGATGATGGAAAACATGCGTGTGACTCAGGGCCAGGGCGGTGGGCAGCAGTCCGAAGGTCAGCAGGCCATGGAAGGTCTTGCGGAAACTCTGCGCGAGCAACAAGGTCTGAGCGATCAGGCCTTCCGTGATTTGCAGGAACAGTTCAACCCGGGCGCTCAATCCGGTGAAAGCCAGGGCAATGAGGGACGCAATGGCGGGCAAGGCCGGGGGCAAAGCCACGAAGGTCAGGGCGGTCAGGGGGAAGGCTCGGATCAGGCTGGCGAAGGCCAGCAGGGTCAAGGCACACTTGCGGATCGGCAGCAGGCGCTGAGAGATGAGTTGAGCCGCCAGCAACAGGGGTTGCCCGGTGCCGGTACGCCCGAAGGCGACGCCGCGCGCGAGGCGCTGGACCGGGCCGGGCGCGCCATGGACGAGGCGGAACAGGCCCTGCGTGGGGATGATCTGGCCGAAGCCATCGACCGGCAATCCGAGGCCATGGAAGCCCTGCGCGAAGGGATGCGTTCGCTGGGTGAGGCGATGGCGCAGAACCAGCAGAATCAGCCGGGTCAGGGAACGCAGGATGGCGACATGCAAGCCAACAACCGCGATCCGCTGGGCCGAAACCCGGGTGCCGCCGGTTCGATTTCAACAGATGAGAATTTGCTGCAAGGCGAAGACGTGTATCGCCGGGCGCGGGAACTGCTGGATGAAATCCGGCGCAGAACCGGGGAATCGGACCGTCCTCAGATCGAGTTGGAATACCTGAAACGTTTGTTGGAGCGGTTCTAG
- a CDS encoding sterol desaturase family protein: MTDQISFPDAVQWAVPFFIAAILAEFLWIAVKGKGGRYETRDAVTSLIMGAGNIASGFLLGFIAYAFFMWLWQITPMNLGTSIPVIILCFVLDDLRYYWVHRFGHRIRWVWASHVNHHSSQHYNLTTALRQTWTYTFTFMMVVRAPLILLGFHPAMVLFVGGLNLIYQFWIHTEAIGKMPRWFEAIMNTPSHHRAHHGRNARYLDCNYAGVFIIWDKLFGTFVPEQEDDRVDYGLVHNIGTFNPLRVAFHEWVAIWRDATQPGLTLKQRLAYCFAPPGYSHDGSRDSSEQIKAKHLARHPEDRGTPGFEHLDKKLPSGQAEQA; this comes from the coding sequence ATGACAGACCAAATTAGTTTTCCCGATGCGGTACAATGGGCCGTTCCCTTTTTCATCGCAGCGATTCTGGCCGAGTTTCTGTGGATCGCAGTCAAAGGAAAAGGCGGGCGTTATGAAACACGCGATGCGGTGACCTCTTTGATCATGGGGGCCGGAAACATCGCATCGGGTTTTTTGCTGGGCTTTATCGCCTATGCGTTTTTCATGTGGCTGTGGCAGATCACACCGATGAACCTGGGTACGTCAATTCCGGTTATCATCCTGTGCTTTGTCCTGGACGATCTGCGTTACTACTGGGTCCACCGCTTTGGCCATCGCATCCGCTGGGTCTGGGCCAGCCACGTAAACCATCACAGCTCGCAGCACTACAACCTGACGACCGCGCTGCGGCAGACCTGGACCTATACGTTCACTTTCATGATGGTCGTACGCGCCCCGCTGATCCTGCTTGGGTTCCATCCTGCGATGGTTTTGTTCGTCGGTGGCCTCAATCTTATCTATCAGTTCTGGATTCACACCGAGGCCATCGGCAAGATGCCCCGCTGGTTCGAGGCCATAATGAACACGCCCAGTCACCACCGCGCCCATCACGGCCGCAACGCGCGCTATCTGGATTGCAACTATGCCGGGGTGTTCATCATCTGGGACAAGCTGTTCGGCACCTTCGTCCCCGAGCAGGAGGACGACCGGGTGGACTATGGCCTGGTGCACAATATCGGCACTTTCAATCCCCTGCGGGTGGCCTTTCACGAATGGGTGGCCATCTGGCGCGACGCGACCCAGCCGGGTCTGACCCTGAAACAGCGGCTGGCCTACTGCTTTGCCCCACCTGGGTACAGCCATGACGGCAGCCGGGACAGTTCGGAACAGATCAAGGCCAAGCATCTGGCGCGCCACCCGGAAGACCGCGGAACGCCAGGTTTTGAGCATCTGGACAAAAAACTGCCCAGCGGACAAGCAGAACAGGCCTGA
- a CDS encoding ABC transporter permease, with amino-acid sequence MISPDLRNLLRGDKRADRVVPPTGYTAHLTLFVAGAMAFLAVFALALSLASGRIADRWASELAGAATLRINAPAEQRAAQTEAALTVLGQTPGVASARALTQEEQAALLAPWFGPDLPLDTLPVPQLIEIIETEPGIDVAGLRLRLGAEVPGAVLDDHTRWREPLVDAAMSLRRLGWISILLIGGATAAMITLAANASLAANAQIIEVLRLVGARDGFIAGAFVRRFTYRAFFGASVGTLLGMTGVLMLPEASESGGFLAGVGFQGKDWALPVLIPILGAMVAFFATWAAARRKLKELS; translated from the coding sequence ATGATCAGCCCTGACCTCAGAAATCTGTTGCGCGGTGACAAACGGGCAGACCGGGTTGTTCCCCCAACGGGATACACGGCGCACCTGACTCTGTTTGTCGCGGGTGCGATGGCGTTTCTTGCGGTATTCGCCCTGGCCCTGTCTCTGGCGTCGGGGCGCATTGCGGATCGCTGGGCCTCGGAACTGGCCGGAGCTGCAACCCTGCGTATCAACGCGCCAGCGGAACAGCGTGCAGCCCAGACCGAGGCGGCGCTTACCGTTCTGGGCCAGACGCCTGGCGTGGCCTCGGCCCGTGCTTTGACGCAGGAAGAGCAGGCGGCGTTGCTTGCCCCTTGGTTCGGGCCGGATCTGCCGCTGGATACGTTGCCCGTGCCGCAGCTTATCGAGATCATTGAAACCGAACCGGGCATCGACGTGGCCGGGTTGCGATTGCGACTGGGGGCCGAAGTGCCGGGCGCCGTGCTGGATGATCATACGCGGTGGCGGGAGCCTTTGGTTGATGCGGCGATGTCCCTGCGTCGTCTGGGGTGGATTTCGATCCTGCTGATCGGCGGTGCGACGGCTGCCATGATTACCCTTGCCGCCAACGCGTCGCTTGCCGCAAATGCCCAGATCATCGAAGTGCTGCGCCTGGTCGGTGCACGCGATGGGTTCATAGCGGGCGCATTCGTAAGGCGGTTTACCTATCGCGCATTCTTTGGGGCATCAGTCGGTACATTGCTGGGCATGACCGGTGTTCTGATGCTGCCCGAAGCCTCGGAATCGGGTGGTTTTCTGGCTGGCGTCGGCTTTCAGGGCAAAGACTGGGCGTTGCCGGTTCTTATTCCGATCCTTGGTGCCATGGTCGCGTTTTTTGCCACCTGGGCTGCGGCCCGACGCAAATTGAAGGAGCTTTCCTGA
- the lysA gene encoding diaminopimelate decarboxylase: MDHFLYRDGALFAEDVPVSEIAAAVGTPFYVYSTATLLRHFQLFDDALDGTDHLVCYAMKAASNQAILKTLAQAGAGMDVVSGGEYLRAKAAGVPGDKIVFSGVGKTADEIRTALTGGIRQFNVESEPEMEVINAVALELGVVAPITVRVNPDVDAKTHAKIATGKSENKFGIPISRASDVYAHAASLPGLEVIGIDVHIGSQLTELEPFELAYKKVAELTEQLRAEGHNIRRLDLGGGLGIPYTRSNDAPPLPVEYGALIKKTLGHLGCEIEIEPGRLIAGNAGLMVSKVIYVKSGEGRDFLIVDGAMNDLIRPAMYEAHHDIVAVQEPAAGVEQQAYDIVGPVCESGDTFAKQRNMPPLKSGDLIAFRSAGAYGAVMASEYNTRPLIPEVLVNDDQFAVIRERPSFDEIINRDTIPSWL; encoded by the coding sequence ATGGATCATTTTCTCTACCGCGACGGCGCGCTTTTCGCCGAGGATGTCCCTGTCTCCGAAATCGCTGCCGCGGTCGGAACGCCGTTCTATGTCTACTCCACCGCAACCTTGCTGCGGCATTTTCAACTGTTCGACGATGCGCTTGACGGCACGGACCACCTTGTCTGCTATGCGATGAAAGCGGCCAGCAATCAGGCGATCCTGAAAACTCTGGCACAGGCGGGCGCGGGAATGGACGTGGTCTCGGGCGGGGAATACCTGCGCGCCAAGGCGGCGGGCGTTCCCGGCGACAAGATCGTGTTCTCTGGCGTGGGCAAAACGGCGGATGAGATTCGTACCGCGCTGACCGGTGGCATCCGTCAGTTCAACGTCGAATCCGAGCCCGAGATGGAAGTGATCAACGCCGTTGCACTGGAATTGGGTGTGGTTGCTCCGATCACGGTCCGAGTGAATCCGGATGTTGATGCCAAGACCCACGCCAAGATCGCGACCGGCAAGTCCGAGAACAAATTTGGAATTCCGATATCCCGCGCCTCGGACGTCTATGCGCATGCGGCCAGCCTGCCGGGACTGGAGGTGATCGGCATCGACGTCCATATCGGCTCGCAGCTGACGGAACTCGAACCATTCGAGCTGGCCTATAAGAAAGTAGCCGAACTGACCGAGCAGTTGCGGGCTGAAGGCCACAACATCCGCCGTCTTGACCTGGGCGGTGGATTGGGCATCCCCTATACCCGCTCGAATGACGCGCCGCCGCTGCCGGTGGAATATGGCGCGTTGATCAAGAAAACACTGGGCCATCTGGGCTGTGAGATCGAGATCGAGCCGGGCCGCCTGATCGCAGGCAATGCGGGGCTGATGGTCAGCAAAGTGATCTATGTGAAGTCGGGCGAAGGCCGTGATTTCCTGATTGTCGACGGCGCCATGAATGATCTGATCCGCCCGGCGATGTATGAGGCGCATCATGATATCGTCGCGGTGCAGGAACCGGCGGCAGGCGTGGAACAGCAAGCCTATGACATCGTTGGCCCGGTTTGCGAATCCGGTGACACTTTTGCCAAACAACGCAACATGCCGCCGCTGAAATCGGGTGACCTGATCGCCTTCCGCAGCGCGGGTGCCTACGGCGCGGTGATGGCCAGCGAGTACAATACCCGCCCGCTGATCCCCGAGGTTCTGGTCAATGATGATCAATTTGCAGTCATTCGTGAACGACCAAGCTTTGACGAAATCATAAACCGCGATACCATACCTTCATGGCTTTGA
- a CDS encoding TlpA disulfide reductase family protein, whose amino-acid sequence MRLFRLIPLYMALALGANAALATDAETLAPLREDSLKRLILHKEPKPAKSIEFQLEDDGGVGTLADYEGQYVLLNFWATWCAPCRKEMPQIAELQEEFGGDKFQVLTLATGRNSPAGIKKFFEENGIANLPRHQDSSSAAAREFGVIALPITVILNPEGQEIARLIGDAEWNSDSAKAIISTLVGAES is encoded by the coding sequence ATGCGCCTATTTCGTTTGATCCCCCTTTATATGGCCCTTGCGCTGGGTGCAAATGCCGCCTTGGCGACCGATGCCGAGACGCTGGCCCCTCTGCGGGAAGACAGCCTGAAACGTCTGATCCTGCACAAGGAACCGAAACCCGCCAAATCAATCGAATTCCAGCTGGAAGATGACGGCGGCGTCGGCACGCTTGCCGATTATGAGGGCCAATATGTGCTGCTGAATTTCTGGGCCACCTGGTGTGCGCCTTGCCGCAAAGAGATGCCTCAGATCGCTGAACTTCAGGAAGAGTTCGGCGGCGACAAGTTTCAGGTTCTGACACTGGCCACGGGCCGCAACTCGCCTGCCGGCATCAAAAAGTTCTTTGAAGAGAACGGCATCGCCAACCTGCCCCGTCACCAGGACTCCAGTTCGGCCGCTGCCCGTGAGTTCGGCGTCATCGCCTTGCCGATCACGGTCATCCTGAACCCCGAAGGGCAGGAAATCGCCCGGCTGATCGGCGACGCCGAATGGAACTCGGACAGTGCCAAGGCGATCATTTCGACGCTTGTTGGCGCCGAAAGTTAA
- the argH gene encoding argininosuccinate lyase — translation MTDQSSNQMWGGRFAAGPDAIMEAINASIGFDQRMAAQDITGSRAHAAMLAATGVISDSDAEAIREGLLTVLSEIQNGEFQFSTALEDIHMNVEARLKEIIGEPAGRLHTGRSRNDQVATDFKLWVRDQLDAAESGLLALIRALLAQAEAGADWVMPGFTHLQTAQPVTWGHHMMAYVEMFGRDLSRVRDARARMNESPLGAAALAGTSFPIDRHMTAQALGFDRPAANSLDAVSDRDFALEFLSVASICAVHLSRFAEELVIWSSAQFRFVTLSDRFSTGSSIMPQKKNPDAAELIRAKVGRIFGANTALIMVMKGLPLAYSKDMQEDKEQVFDAADNWMLALAAMEGMVKDMTANRDSLAAAAGSGFSTATDLADWLVRVLGLPFRDAHHVTGSLVAMAEKKGCDLPDLTLDDMQSVHAEITNDVYSVLGVENSVDSRQSYGGTAPDQVRAQVERWKAMV, via the coding sequence ATGACCGATCAATCCTCGAACCAGATGTGGGGTGGCCGCTTTGCCGCCGGTCCAGACGCGATCATGGAGGCAATCAACGCCTCGATCGGGTTCGATCAGCGGATGGCAGCCCAGGACATCACAGGCTCGCGCGCCCATGCGGCCATGCTGGCAGCCACAGGCGTCATAAGTGATAGTGACGCCGAAGCCATTCGGGAAGGGCTGCTCACCGTTTTGTCAGAAATCCAGAACGGAGAGTTCCAGTTCTCGACCGCGCTGGAAGACATCCACATGAATGTCGAGGCCCGTCTGAAAGAGATCATCGGAGAGCCCGCAGGCCGTTTGCACACAGGCCGGTCACGCAATGACCAGGTCGCAACCGATTTCAAACTCTGGGTTCGTGATCAGCTGGACGCCGCTGAGAGCGGCTTGCTGGCCCTGATCCGCGCGCTTTTGGCGCAGGCCGAGGCCGGGGCCGATTGGGTCATGCCGGGCTTTACCCACCTGCAAACGGCGCAGCCGGTGACATGGGGCCATCACATGATGGCCTATGTCGAGATGTTTGGCCGTGATCTGTCCCGCGTTCGTGACGCCCGCGCCCGGATGAACGAATCGCCACTGGGTGCTGCGGCGCTGGCCGGAACGTCCTTTCCCATCGACCGCCATATGACGGCACAGGCGCTGGGTTTTGACCGGCCTGCCGCCAACTCGCTGGACGCCGTCAGCGATCGTGACTTCGCGCTGGAGTTCCTGTCCGTGGCCTCGATCTGCGCCGTGCATCTGTCTCGGTTTGCCGAGGAACTGGTGATCTGGTCCTCGGCCCAGTTCCGTTTTGTCACCCTGTCCGACCGGTTCTCGACCGGCTCGTCGATCATGCCGCAGAAGAAAAACCCCGATGCGGCAGAGCTGATCCGTGCCAAGGTGGGTCGGATATTTGGCGCCAACACGGCGCTGATCATGGTGATGAAGGGCCTGCCGCTGGCCTATTCAAAGGACATGCAGGAAGACAAGGAACAGGTCTTTGATGCCGCCGACAACTGGATGCTGGCGCTGGCGGCGATGGAAGGCATGGTCAAGGACATGACCGCCAATCGCGACAGCTTGGCCGCTGCGGCGGGTTCGGGTTTCTCGACTGCAACTGATCTGGCCGACTGGCTGGTGCGGGTGCTGGGCCTGCCCTTCCGTGACGCGCATCATGTTACTGGATCGCTGGTGGCCATGGCCGAGAAGAAGGGCTGCGACCTGCCGGATCTGACGCTGGACGACATGCAATCGGTCCATGCCGAGATCACAAATGACGTCTACTCTGTCCTTGGTGTCGAAAATTCTGTAGACTCACGCCAGTCCTATGGTGGCACGGCCCCGGATCAGGTGCGTGCTCAGGTTGAACGATGGAAGGCAATGGTGTGA
- a CDS encoding zinc-ribbon domain-containing protein, with translation MRLTCPNCSAQYEVPDEVIPEEGRDVQCSNCDQTWFQAKHPAEAAEAPDEKAETPEQDDASPDVVDAPQGVEPEPVEKAVSEDKPEIDEPAAPTGNVDPSVASILREEAAREAELRAQEGSSLESQPDLGLDTPPEPKVRPKRPSASETAVDAGQKDALPDVEAINSTMRSDEPEEVPQPPRKSGGFLRGFALMLIIGVVLYLIYGNAQQISEAVPQADPLLSSYVSLVDQARIWLEAQAGSGTQN, from the coding sequence ATGCGTCTTACATGTCCGAATTGCAGCGCGCAGTACGAGGTTCCTGACGAGGTCATCCCCGAGGAAGGCCGCGACGTACAGTGTTCCAACTGCGATCAGACCTGGTTCCAAGCGAAGCACCCTGCCGAAGCCGCAGAGGCACCGGACGAAAAAGCGGAAACCCCTGAACAGGATGACGCATCGCCCGACGTGGTCGACGCTCCGCAGGGCGTTGAACCGGAACCTGTTGAAAAAGCGGTATCCGAAGACAAGCCAGAAATTGATGAACCCGCCGCGCCCACCGGGAATGTCGATCCGTCCGTCGCCAGCATTCTGAGAGAGGAAGCTGCCCGCGAAGCGGAATTGCGGGCGCAGGAAGGCAGCAGCCTCGAAAGCCAGCCCGATCTGGGGCTGGATACGCCGCCAGAACCCAAGGTGCGCCCCAAGCGGCCTTCGGCTTCGGAAACCGCTGTCGATGCCGGGCAGAAAGACGCGCTGCCGGATGTCGAAGCCATCAATTCAACCATGCGATCAGATGAGCCGGAAGAGGTCCCGCAGCCACCCCGCAAATCGGGCGGATTCCTACGCGGCTTCGCGTTGATGCTGATCATCGGCGTGGTTCTGTATCTGATCTATGGAAATGCCCAACAGATCAGCGAAGCGGTCCCTCAGGCCGACCCGTTGCTGAGTTCATACGTGTCGCTTGTGGATCAGGCGCGTATCTGGCTTGAGGCACAGGCTGGATCCGGTACCCAGAACTGA